The following coding sequences are from one Culex quinquefasciatus strain JHB chromosome 1, VPISU_Cqui_1.0_pri_paternal, whole genome shotgun sequence window:
- the LOC6040463 gene encoding uncharacterized protein LOC6040463 — MSTVVKTSEHVPLNSSATDESDYTNQMTITASESEQKALTSAMKSARVPVIVGATGKDAASPRKKPLGTDFVPPDGGWGWMVVLAAGCSNLCTFPALQQFGLLFRERMHLLDINSSEITTIINTNSALMSIVGLANGPMFRRFSYRQVAFFGASLVTLALFLTSLAHSFGMYLVTFSVLYGSGVGITASANSLALNTYFREKRRYATGFSWTATALGPIIAPHVINYLMPRYGIDGTVLIFAGIAMNAIVCSMLLQPVEWHVKQPPAEDVEKVKPEEPVQCQFCASHPLRKDHSILSSQYLYNADDVCATGYEIIDPGTPMLSRANDGWYSGNPARSHYGSRLNLGGTPSRMPSSRPSFVNLTAAVEATKRQHPATPPVSAFSPPQHVSERKYLADNHSARSTGGAFRRRSNTFNREKEVLKMASRKLEQIVDHETCCQCTCEEERQTLLKSQPEVVAEPADQPTPHYSILQKIVIFFDLDLLKDLIYDNIMVGVTLANFAELNFSVLTPFVLGDFGLTKEQIAMTMSLLGAMDIFCRFFIPFIAGKIGWENRTFFLFGVLNMAFGRIVLAHFHSYSVVLAVACWIGFNKGLRTVFMALAIPSHVPLDRLPGATGIQLLFSGVFYLLMGPLIGFIRDRTNYTVTLHCLNVATYLTALSWGLEMYYFTPRRIRREKAADAEKAAVI, encoded by the exons ATGTCAACGGTGGTAAAGACCAGCGAACACGTTCCGCTGAATTCCAGCGCTACCGACGAGTCGGACTACACCAATCAGATGACCATTACGGCGAGCGAGTCCGAACAGAAGGCACTCACTAGCGCCATGAAATCTGCACGTGTGCCGGTCATAGTAGGCGCAACCGGTAAGGACGCAGCCAGTCCGCGGAAGAAACCGCTGGGAACGGATTTCGTACCACCTGACGGCGGTTGGGGCTGGATGGTGGTTTTGGCCGCCGGATGCTCCAAT CTGTGCACCTTCCCGGCGCTTCAGCAGTTTGGTTTGCTGTTTCGCGAACGCATGCATCTACTCGACATCAATTCGTCGGAGATAACGACCATTATCAACACCAACTCGGCGCTGATGTCGATCGTAG GGCTCGCCAACGGACCCATGTTCCGACGGTTCTCGTACCGGCAGGTTGCCTTCTTCGGCGCCTCCCTAGTGACCCTGGCCCTGTTCCTGACTTCGTTGGCCCACTCGTTCGGGATGTACCTGGTCACGTTTTCAGTATTGTACGGTTCCGGCGTCGGAATCACCGCTTCCGCCAACTCCCTCGCCCTGAACACGTACTTCAGGGAGAAGCGCCGGTACGCAACCGGCTTCTCGTGGACCGCTACGGCGCTAGGTCCGATCATCGCTCCCCACGTGATCAACTACCTGATGCCACGATACGGCATTGACGGTACCGTGCTGATCTTTGCCGGCATCGCCATGAACGCGATCGTCTGTTCGATGCTGCTCCAACCGGTCGAGTGGCACGTGAAGCAGCCTCCCGCGGAGGACGTGGAGAAGGTCAAACCGGAGGAGCCGGTGCAGTGTCAGTTCTGCGCTTCACACCCCCTCCGAAAAGATCACAGTATTCTTTCCAGTCAGTATTTGTACAACGCGGACGATGTCTGCGCAACCGGGTACGAAATCATCGATCCCGGAACTCCCATGCTATCGCGAGCCAACGACGGTTGGTACTCCGGAAACCCTGCACGATCTCACTACGGCTCTCGCCTGAACCTTGGTGGAACGCCAAGCCGGATGCCCTCGTCCAGACCTTCCTTCGTGAACCTAACCGCTGCGGTGGAAGCAACCAAACGCCAACACCCAGCAACTCCACCCGTCAGTGCGTTTTCTCCGCCGCAGCACGTCAGCGAGCGGAAGTATCTTGCGGATAACCATAGCGCACGATCAACCGGAGGAGCGTTCCGGCGACGTTCCAATACCTTCAACCGGGAGAAGGAAGTTCTCAAGATGGCATCCCGCAAGCTGGAGCAGATCGTGGATCACGAAACGTGCTGTCAGTGTACGTGCGAAGAGGAACGTCAGACGCTGCTAAAAAGCCAACCGGAGGTCGTAGCAGAACCCGCGGATCAACCCACCCCCCATTACAGTATTCTCCAGAAGATCGTCATCTTCTTCGATCTGGATCTACTCAAAGATCTCATCTACGACAACATTATGGTCGGCGTCACGCTGGCCAACTTTGCCGAGCTCAACTTTTCCGTGCTCACTCCGTTCGTGCTTGGGGACTTTGGCCTCACAAAGGAGCAGATCGCCATGACGATGAGCTTGCTGGGTGCGATGGACATCTTCTGTCGGTTCTTCATCCCGTTCATCGCTGGAAAGATCGGCTGGGAGAACCGGACGTTCTTCCTGTTTGGCGTGCTGAACATGGCGTTCGGACGAATCG TTTTAGCTCACTTCCACTCGTACTCGGTGGTCCTCGCCGTGGCCTGCTGGATCGGCTTCAACAAGGGACTGCGCACCGTTTTTATGGCGCTGGCCATTCCGTCTCACGTTCCGCTTGACCGGTTGCCGGGCGCGACCGGGATTCAGCTGCTGTTTTCCGGCGTGTTCTACCTCCTGATGGGACCACTAATTG